One genomic segment of bacterium includes these proteins:
- a CDS encoding cysteine desulfurase, whose product MKAETETAIPVSKNIYDVHRIREDFPILSKKVHDKDLVYLDNAATTQKPIYVIDKVNKYYTTMNANIHRGVHALSQEATEAFEGARIQIKQFINALGKNQVIFTRGTTEAINLVASSYGRKNIREGDEIIISHMEHHSNIVPWQLLCKEKNARLRVIPVNDDGELILEEFEKMVNQKTKFISVVYVSNSLGTINPVKRIVEYAHQFNIPVLVDAAQAVNHLKVDVQELDCDFLAFSGHKIYGPTGIGALYGKVELLESMSPYQGGGDMISKVTFEETTYNELPHKFEAGTPDIAGAIGLGAAIEYVNKVGIENIKEHEQSLLDYATRQIAEVPGLRIIGTAKEKTSVLSFVLENIHPHDIGTFLDFEGVAIRTGHHCTQPLMKRFNIPATSRASFGMYNTKEEVDVLVNGLKKIIEVFG is encoded by the coding sequence ATGAAAGCCGAAACTGAAACGGCCATACCTGTTTCAAAAAATATTTATGATGTGCACAGGATTCGTGAAGACTTTCCAATTTTAAGTAAAAAAGTTCACGACAAGGATCTCGTTTATTTAGATAATGCAGCGACGACTCAAAAACCAATTTACGTAATAGATAAGGTTAATAAATATTACACAACGATGAATGCAAATATCCATCGCGGTGTTCATGCACTCAGTCAGGAAGCAACAGAAGCATTTGAAGGTGCGCGAATTCAGATTAAGCAATTCATAAATGCTTTGGGAAAAAACCAGGTTATCTTCACACGCGGAACGACAGAAGCGATTAATCTGGTTGCAAGTTCTTATGGAAGAAAAAATATCAGGGAAGGTGATGAGATAATTATTTCTCACATGGAACATCATTCGAATATTGTTCCGTGGCAGCTTCTCTGTAAAGAGAAAAATGCAAGGCTGCGAGTAATACCTGTCAACGATGATGGCGAATTGATTCTTGAAGAATTCGAAAAGATGGTAAATCAGAAAACAAAATTTATATCTGTTGTCTATGTTTCGAATTCACTTGGAACAATTAATCCTGTAAAAAGAATAGTTGAATACGCTCACCAGTTTAATATTCCGGTTTTAGTTGATGCAGCACAAGCAGTTAATCATTTAAAAGTTGATGTTCAGGAACTTGATTGTGATTTCCTTGCTTTCTCCGGTCACAAAATTTATGGCCCGACAGGTATTGGTGCACTTTATGGTAAAGTTGAACTGCTGGAATCGATGTCACCATATCAGGGCGGAGGTGATATGATCTCAAAAGTTACTTTTGAAGAAACGACTTACAATGAACTACCCCACAAGTTTGAAGCTGGCACTCCGGATATTGCTGGTGCGATTGGTCTTGGAGCTGCAATTGAATATGTCAACAAAGTTGGAATTGAAAATATTAAAGAACACGAACAGAGTTTGTTGGATTACGCAACAAGGCAAATTGCTGAAGTACCTGGACTAAGAATAATCGGTACTGCAAAAGAGAAAACAAGTGTACTCTCTTTCGTGCTTGAAAATATTCATCCTCATGATATAGGAACATTTTTAGATTTTGAAGGTGTTGCAATTAGAACAGGACACCATTGCACTCAACCATTGATGAAGAGATTTAATATTCCGGCAACATCACGTGCATCTT
- the sufD gene encoding Fe-S cluster assembly protein SufD — MDKTVDIKDWYLSNFGELEKRLNGGKENPIHQKRKEALSNFSKLDFPTPKDEEWKYTSIAPLLNYNFVPTYERKVISKDVIKSLLFDEMDHSLIVFINGRFSPEYSDLLNLPKGVTVGSIADEIKKKNEILLKHYGKYADHRNHIFTALSTAFTDDGAFIFVPSGKIIEEPIHIIFITDSGNEKILTQPRNLFVAEKNSQVTIIEHYVGKNDQIYFTNAVTEIVAEENAVVDHIKLQEESKKAFHIARMEVDQERSSHFSSHLISTGADLTRNDFNAKFNDEGGECTLNGLYMIDETQLFDAHTLMDHAKPHCNSHEHYKGILDHKSRGVFNGKIIVRQDAQKTNAFQENNSILLSNEALVNTKPQLEIFADDVKCSHGATIGQMDDDAKFYLKSRGIGEEASKSILLHAFASDVITSIKIESIRNYIEKIITEKFNQ; from the coding sequence ATGGACAAAACAGTTGACATAAAAGATTGGTATCTCTCGAACTTTGGCGAGCTTGAGAAAAGATTAAACGGCGGAAAAGAAAATCCAATTCATCAAAAAAGAAAAGAAGCACTTTCAAATTTTAGTAAATTGGATTTTCCCACACCCAAAGATGAGGAATGGAAATATACGAGCATCGCACCGTTACTTAATTACAATTTCGTTCCAACTTACGAGAGGAAAGTTATTTCCAAAGACGTCATCAAATCTTTATTGTTTGATGAGATGGATCATAGCTTGATAGTTTTCATCAATGGGAGATTTTCTCCTGAGTACAGCGATTTATTGAATCTCCCAAAAGGTGTAACTGTCGGAAGTATTGCAGATGAAATCAAAAAGAAAAATGAAATCCTCCTAAAACATTATGGTAAATATGCCGATCATAGAAATCACATTTTCACTGCATTAAGTACAGCTTTTACAGATGATGGTGCGTTCATTTTCGTCCCTTCAGGAAAGATTATTGAAGAACCGATTCACATAATTTTCATAACTGATTCAGGAAATGAAAAAATATTGACTCAGCCGAGAAATCTTTTTGTGGCTGAGAAAAATTCTCAGGTAACAATAATTGAACATTATGTTGGTAAAAATGATCAAATCTATTTTACAAATGCTGTTACGGAGATCGTCGCAGAAGAAAATGCTGTCGTTGATCATATTAAACTCCAGGAAGAAAGTAAGAAGGCTTTTCATATTGCAAGAATGGAAGTTGATCAGGAAAGAAGCAGCCACTTTAGTTCGCATTTGATTTCAACAGGTGCAGATCTTACTCGGAATGATTTCAATGCTAAGTTCAATGATGAAGGTGGCGAGTGTACGCTGAATGGTTTGTATATGATTGATGAAACTCAACTCTTTGATGCACATACATTAATGGATCATGCAAAACCGCATTGCAACAGCCACGAGCATTACAAAGGTATTCTTGACCATAAATCACGTGGAGTTTTTAACGGTAAAATTATAGTCAGACAGGATGCACAAAAGACGAATGCATTCCAGGAAAACAATAGTATTCTTTTATCAAATGAAGCACTTGTGAATACAAAACCACAGCTGGAAATATTTGCTGATGATGTGAAATGTTCCCACGGCGCAACAATCGGTCAAATGGATGATGATGCTAAATTTTATTTGAAGTCAAGAGGCATTGGTGAAGAAGCAAGTAAAAGTATCCTGTTGCATGCATTTGCAAGCGATGTAATAACTTCAATAAAAATTGAATCAATTCGAAATTATATCGAAAAAATTATAACAGAAAAATTCAATCAATAG
- the sufC gene encoding Fe-S cluster assembly ATPase SufC codes for MLEIKNLHAGIEGNEILKGIDLKVNAGEVHAIMGPNGSGKSTLAQVLAGREGYEVTQGKVSYNGKNLLELAPEDRAREGVFLAFQYPVEIPGVSNTNLLKTALNEIRKYRGEEELDTLEFLALIKEKMKLVELDQKFLSRAVNEGFSGGEKKRNEIFQMAVLQPRLSILDETDSGLDIDALKIVANGVNKLRSKDNATILVTHYQRLLNYIVPDFVHVLYQGKIVKSGGKELALELEERGYDWVKNGKLEEVVSK; via the coding sequence ATGTTAGAAATAAAAAATTTACACGCAGGCATAGAAGGCAATGAAATTCTGAAGGGAATTGATCTGAAAGTAAATGCCGGAGAAGTTCACGCAATAATGGGACCAAACGGATCGGGCAAAAGCACGCTCGCACAGGTTCTTGCAGGTAGAGAAGGTTACGAAGTTACTCAAGGTAAAGTTTCATATAACGGAAAAAATCTTCTCGAATTAGCTCCTGAAGACAGAGCTCGTGAAGGAGTTTTTCTTGCATTCCAGTATCCGGTTGAAATTCCCGGCGTCTCTAATACTAATCTTCTTAAAACAGCATTGAACGAAATCAGAAAATATCGAGGTGAGGAAGAACTTGATACTTTAGAATTTCTTGCTCTAATAAAAGAAAAAATGAAACTTGTTGAGCTCGATCAGAAGTTTTTAAGCAGAGCTGTTAATGAAGGTTTTTCCGGTGGTGAGAAAAAGCGAAATGAAATTTTTCAAATGGCTGTGCTTCAACCAAGGCTTTCAATACTTGATGAAACAGATTCCGGACTCGATATCGATGCATTAAAAATTGTGGCAAACGGAGTAAACAAACTTCGTTCAAAAGATAACGCAACAATTCTTGTAACTCACTATCAGCGTTTACTTAATTATATAGTTCCGGATTTTGTTCACGTTCTCTATCAAGGAAAAATTGTTAAGTCTGGTGGGAAAGAATTAGCCCTCGAGCTTGAAGAGAGAGGATATGATTGGGTGAAAAACGGTAAACTTGAAGAAGTGGTAAGTAAATAA
- the sufB gene encoding Fe-S cluster assembly protein SufB — MSSTEVNKIEELANKEYKYGFVTDIETDSLPKGLNEDIIRQLSAKKNEPEFMLEWRLKAFRYWQTMKEPHWANVKYPPVDYQDLSYYSAPKKKPTLKSLDEVDPELLAVYEKLGISLDEQKRLTGVAVDAVFDSVSVATTFKDKLNELGIIFCSFSEAVQNHPELVKKYLGSVVPYTDNFYAALNSAVFSDGSFAYIPKGVRCPMELSTYFRINAANTGQFERTLIIADEGSYVSYLEGCTAPVRDENQLHAAVVELIALDNAKVKYSTVQNWYPGDKEGKGGIYNFVTKRGACRGVNSKISWTQVETGSAITWKYPSCILQGDNSIGEFYSVALTNNRQQADTGTKMIHLGKNTRSTIISKGISAGQSQNSYRGLVKVAKKAENARNFSQCDSLLLGDKCGAHTFPYLEINNPGAKVEHEATTSKIGEDQIFYLNQRGISTEDAIGLIVNGYCKEVLAELPMEFAVEATKLLSVSLEGSVG, encoded by the coding sequence ATGAGTTCAACTGAAGTTAATAAAATTGAAGAATTAGCGAATAAGGAGTACAAGTACGGATTTGTAACAGATATCGAGACCGATTCTTTACCAAAAGGGTTGAACGAAGATATCATTCGTCAACTCTCTGCCAAAAAAAATGAACCGGAGTTTATGCTCGAATGGCGTTTAAAAGCGTTCCGATATTGGCAGACAATGAAAGAACCACACTGGGCTAATGTAAAATATCCTCCTGTTGACTACCAGGATTTATCATACTATTCTGCCCCAAAAAAGAAACCAACTTTAAAAAGTCTGGATGAAGTTGATCCCGAACTACTCGCAGTTTATGAGAAGCTTGGTATATCTCTCGATGAACAGAAAAGATTAACCGGCGTGGCAGTTGACGCGGTTTTTGATAGTGTTTCAGTAGCAACAACTTTTAAAGATAAGTTGAATGAACTTGGAATAATTTTTTGTTCTTTCTCAGAAGCAGTTCAAAATCATCCTGAACTGGTTAAAAAATATTTGGGAAGTGTTGTTCCTTACACAGATAATTTTTATGCAGCATTAAACTCAGCAGTGTTTAGTGATGGTTCATTTGCCTACATACCAAAAGGCGTTCGTTGTCCGATGGAGCTTTCAACTTATTTCAGAATTAATGCTGCAAATACGGGACAGTTTGAGCGTACTTTGATTATTGCAGATGAAGGCTCTTACGTCAGTTATCTCGAGGGATGTACTGCACCTGTAAGAGATGAAAATCAATTACATGCAGCAGTAGTTGAATTGATCGCCCTCGACAATGCAAAAGTAAAATATTCAACTGTACAGAATTGGTATCCCGGCGATAAGGAAGGTAAAGGTGGTATTTACAATTTTGTTACTAAGCGTGGTGCTTGCCGAGGTGTTAATTCTAAAATCTCGTGGACTCAGGTTGAAACCGGTTCAGCAATAACCTGGAAATATCCGAGCTGCATATTACAGGGTGATAACTCAATTGGGGAATTTTATTCCGTCGCTTTAACAAACAACCGTCAGCAGGCAGACACAGGAACAAAGATGATTCATCTTGGAAAAAACACAAGAAGTACGATTATATCAAAAGGTATTTCTGCCGGACAAAGCCAGAACAGCTACCGTGGTTTGGTGAAGGTTGCGAAGAAAGCTGAGAACGCTCGTAACTTTTCTCAGTGCGATTCGCTATTGCTCGGTGATAAATGCGGCGCACACACTTTCCCGTATCTTGAAATAAATAATCCCGGTGCAAAAGTAGAACACGAAGCGACCACTTCAAAGATTGGTGAAGATCAAATCTTTTATCTCAATCAAAGAGGAATTTCTACGGAAGATGCAATTGGATTAATTGTAAATGGGTATTGTAAGGAAGTGCTCGCAGAACTTCCAATGGAGTTTGCAGTCGAAGCAACAAAATTGTTGAGTGTTAGTTTAGAAGGTAGTGTCGGATAA
- a CDS encoding glycosyltransferase family 2 protein: MEEKESRQESQKQQSVGYKRYYNRRKRYHHRPNQTPQAERVKSSFKKISIVIPLFNEEESIIPLCNDIRKAIYRLSTNYEVILIDDGSTDSSLQKLKEIVKTDNRFKYLSFRKNYGKSAALQVGFKAATGDVVVTMDADLQDDPQEIQNLLKKLEEGFDLCSGWKKKRQDPFIKKISSKFFNYVTRLISGIKIHDFNCGLKAYRKEVVENVKVYGELHRYIPVLAKWQGYSITEIPVMHHPRRYGKTKFGISRFFKGFIDLLTVTFVTRYIKRPLHFFGFFGAIAFLIGFIILGYLTVLWIQGHPLSNRPMIFLGMLLIIVGVQLFAVGLLGEVIVHNSMDDREYVIKDKS; this comes from the coding sequence GTGGAAGAAAAGGAAAGTAGGCAGGAATCCCAAAAACAGCAATCCGTCGGATATAAACGATATTACAATCGAAGAAAGCGATATCATCACAGACCAAATCAAACACCACAAGCTGAACGCGTAAAATCATCATTTAAAAAGATTTCCATAGTAATCCCTCTCTTCAATGAAGAAGAATCTATAATCCCCTTATGTAACGATATCAGAAAAGCTATTTATCGACTTAGCACCAACTATGAAGTAATTTTGATTGACGATGGTAGTACTGATTCGTCTCTGCAAAAACTGAAAGAGATTGTGAAGACTGATAACAGATTTAAATATTTAAGTTTCAGAAAAAATTATGGTAAATCTGCAGCACTTCAAGTTGGATTTAAAGCAGCAACTGGAGATGTAGTTGTGACTATGGATGCTGATTTGCAGGATGATCCGCAGGAAATACAAAACCTTCTTAAAAAATTGGAGGAAGGATTTGACTTATGTTCGGGATGGAAGAAAAAACGTCAAGATCCTTTTATTAAAAAGATATCATCAAAATTTTTCAACTATGTTACTCGCTTAATCAGTGGAATTAAAATTCACGATTTCAATTGTGGACTCAAAGCTTACAGAAAAGAAGTAGTTGAAAACGTAAAAGTCTATGGAGAACTGCATAGGTACATTCCGGTACTTGCAAAATGGCAGGGATATTCAATCACAGAAATTCCTGTAATGCATCATCCGCGCAGATATGGAAAAACAAAATTTGGGATCTCACGTTTCTTTAAAGGATTTATTGATTTGCTGACCGTAACTTTTGTTACGCGATACATCAAACGTCCATTGCATTTCTTCGGATTTTTTGGAGCAATTGCTTTCCTGATCGGTTTTATCATACTTGGTTATTTGACGGTCTTGTGGATTCAGGGACATCCATTAAGTAACCGACCGATGATTTTTCTCGGTATGCTTTTAATTATAGTCGGTGTGCAGTTATTTGCTGTGGGACTTTTAGGTGAAGTGATCGTCCACAATTCTATGGATGATAGAGAATACGTCATTAAGGACAAAAGTTAG
- a CDS encoding class I SAM-dependent methyltransferase, translating into MYYDPIKNIFANTIRKFPFLRIVFYKTLDLMFLRSWYVRRELKELRGKFGNVNIDIYDAGSGFGQYTYFMANKLKPCKIFSVDVKEDWINDCREFFKQKKIAGVFFAVEDLLKITHQTKFDLIVCVDVMEHIADDTTVFNNFFSALKSGGYLLINSPSIYGGSDVHEDEEESFIGEHARDGYSKEDLESKLHPLGFSTYKCRYTYGFWGDKAWRLGIKYPMVLLNISKLFLLILPLYYLLTFPFTLILMNLDFASKNKIGSGINFIAKKE; encoded by the coding sequence ATGTACTACGACCCAATAAAGAACATATTTGCTAATACCATCCGAAAGTTTCCATTTCTCAGAATAGTTTTCTATAAAACTCTAGATTTAATGTTTCTTCGTTCCTGGTATGTAAGAAGGGAATTGAAGGAGCTTAGAGGAAAGTTTGGTAATGTAAATATTGATATTTATGATGCAGGTTCGGGCTTCGGGCAATACACATATTTTATGGCAAATAAACTAAAGCCATGCAAAATATTCTCTGTTGATGTAAAGGAAGACTGGATTAATGATTGCAGAGAATTTTTCAAACAAAAAAAAATTGCCGGCGTTTTCTTTGCTGTTGAGGATTTATTGAAAATCACTCATCAAACAAAATTTGATTTAATTGTCTGTGTCGATGTTATGGAGCATATTGCTGACGATACTACAGTTTTTAATAATTTTTTCTCAGCATTAAAATCCGGAGGCTATCTGTTGATTAATTCTCCCTCAATTTATGGAGGAAGCGATGTTCATGAAGATGAAGAAGAAAGTTTTATTGGTGAACATGCAAGAGATGGTTATTCGAAGGAAGATTTAGAAAGCAAGCTTCACCCACTCGGTTTTTCAACTTACAAATGCAGATACACATATGGTTTCTGGGGAGACAAAGCGTGGCGGCTTGGAATAAAATATCCGATGGTTTTACTCAACATTTCTAAACTGTTTCTTTTAATTTTACCTTTATATTATCTGTTAACATTTCCTTTTACATTAATATTGATGAACCTTGATTTTGCGTCAAAGAACAAAATTGGTTCAGGAATAAATTTTATTGCTAAAAAAGAATAA
- a CDS encoding YfhO family protein — MSTKKISKVVKPTKQEKQTFLSTFSLSKYIPEKYHVLLFVLVILALFLFFFSPLYFGGKTFQSGDIITMESTQPYVDNHSEESYTLWFPYSFGGIPAYAIRVDEKAFNLVYQAIVKTRDFFKDIFVTVFNASDYVRWTFYLLALAYTMFMFFYLQTRNRLASLFVGLATSFSTGLIVFLFIGHVTKLTSIWVFPVLFLLLFNFQKRIKWLEVFLLIFFMDVMFLGWHVQIIFYIFFAVMIYFIYFFFRSLKLKDTLLRMQLVKSVFVFVLAVAVGLMIQSDNLTQVYEYTPFSTRGTESIIERETGPTAQSESDFYQYATNWSFSPGEILTFIVPSYYGFGKSIYQGPLSQNQPVEVNTYFGQMPFVDVAMYMGVIVFLLALFSMVVNWKNPMVRFFTILSVIALLISFGRTFPLVYDLMFNYFPFFDKFRVPSMILVLVQLSFPILAGLGLVKIISLKENPDERVRKIIRNTFYVLGGIFILTLLLGSPIKDWFISRAAGDPEKGARLQAIHDYMGDMFLADIRFAFFFASATFGLAFAFLQKKLSADLMIIVLTILVVVDLFRINYRGETFTDNSSIEQLFNKPDYIQAIENLGDNSIYRVLNLKQDGSIGSLNQNSNYLSYFLMYDIYGYSGIKPRAIQDYYDILGSPANPTFWRMLNVKYIIFDKEINSPDLQLVYSGNKSFVYLNRNALPRAYFVNQVAKKSGIEVINMVKNTQFDPAFIAFTDEEVNAIEAPDSTAFVQIEKFEDEYIQLDVYASGNNFLFLGDTYMTGETDYKLLKVHTGWKALVDGKETKIYRANHGFRGIVVPEGNHKIEFTYLPESWVLSKNLSLIFSSVIILGLVIGIVIDFRKKFPGKSKVE, encoded by the coding sequence ATGTCAACAAAAAAAATCAGTAAGGTTGTCAAACCAACGAAACAAGAAAAACAAACATTTCTTTCAACATTTAGTCTAAGTAAATACATCCCCGAGAAATATCACGTCCTTCTATTTGTATTAGTAATACTAGCATTATTCCTGTTTTTCTTTTCACCACTCTACTTCGGAGGGAAGACTTTCCAATCGGGTGATATAATTACTATGGAGAGCACTCAGCCATATGTAGATAATCACTCAGAAGAAAGTTATACATTGTGGTTTCCATATAGCTTTGGAGGAATTCCAGCCTATGCAATTAGGGTGGATGAGAAAGCATTCAATCTTGTTTATCAAGCAATTGTCAAAACCAGAGATTTTTTTAAAGACATATTTGTAACTGTGTTTAATGCTAGTGATTATGTACGATGGACTTTCTATTTGCTTGCACTTGCATACACAATGTTTATGTTCTTTTATTTGCAGACTAGAAATAGGCTTGCCAGTTTGTTCGTTGGGTTGGCAACATCATTCAGTACTGGCTTGATTGTATTTTTGTTCATAGGTCATGTTACCAAGTTGACATCAATATGGGTCTTTCCTGTTTTGTTTCTTTTGCTTTTCAATTTCCAAAAACGAATTAAGTGGCTTGAAGTCTTTCTTCTAATATTTTTTATGGATGTGATGTTTCTTGGATGGCACGTTCAGATAATTTTTTACATCTTTTTTGCTGTGATGATTTACTTCATTTACTTTTTCTTCCGCTCATTGAAATTGAAAGATACACTTTTACGCATGCAACTTGTAAAATCCGTTTTTGTTTTCGTGTTAGCAGTTGCTGTTGGTTTGATGATTCAATCGGATAATCTAACACAAGTTTATGAATACACACCTTTTTCTACGAGAGGAACTGAAAGCATCATTGAAAGGGAAACCGGACCAACAGCACAATCAGAATCAGATTTCTATCAGTACGCAACGAACTGGTCTTTTTCTCCCGGAGAAATTTTAACATTCATCGTACCATCTTACTACGGATTCGGTAAATCAATCTATCAAGGTCCGCTTTCGCAAAATCAGCCGGTTGAGGTAAATACTTATTTTGGACAGATGCCTTTTGTAGATGTTGCAATGTATATGGGTGTAATAGTTTTCTTACTTGCACTTTTCTCCATGGTAGTTAACTGGAAAAATCCAATGGTGAGATTTTTCACGATACTTTCAGTTATTGCTCTTCTTATTTCTTTTGGAAGAACTTTTCCGCTTGTTTATGATTTAATGTTCAATTACTTCCCATTCTTTGATAAGTTCAGGGTCCCTTCAATGATTCTTGTGCTAGTGCAGTTAAGTTTCCCGATTCTTGCCGGACTTGGATTAGTAAAGATCATTTCTCTGAAAGAAAATCCAGATGAGCGAGTTCGTAAGATTATCCGAAATACATTTTACGTCCTCGGCGGAATTTTTATTCTGACTTTGTTACTGGGTTCACCGATTAAAGATTGGTTCATTTCAAGAGCAGCTGGCGATCCTGAAAAAGGTGCAAGACTTCAGGCGATTCACGATTATATGGGAGATATGTTTCTGGCTGATATTCGTTTTGCTTTCTTTTTTGCTTCTGCCACATTCGGACTTGCGTTTGCCTTCCTGCAGAAAAAGCTTAGCGCTGATTTGATGATTATTGTTCTCACAATATTGGTTGTTGTTGATCTTTTCAGAATTAATTATCGAGGTGAAACTTTTACTGACAATTCAAGCATTGAACAGCTTTTTAACAAACCAGATTATATACAAGCAATTGAAAACCTTGGTGATAATTCTATTTACAGGGTTCTGAATTTAAAACAAGACGGATCAATCGGTTCACTAAATCAAAACTCGAATTATCTATCTTACTTTTTGATGTATGATATTTACGGTTACTCCGGTATAAAACCTCGTGCAATACAAGATTATTATGATATACTTGGTTCTCCTGCTAATCCAACTTTCTGGAGAATGCTGAATGTTAAATATATTATCTTTGATAAAGAGATTAACTCACCCGATCTTCAGCTTGTTTACTCAGGAAATAAATCCTTTGTTTATCTGAATCGAAATGCTTTACCAAGAGCATACTTTGTAAATCAGGTCGCCAAAAAATCCGGAATAGAAGTTATAAATATGGTAAAGAACACACAGTTCGATCCGGCATTTATAGCATTCACTGATGAAGAAGTAAATGCAATCGAAGCTCCGGACAGTACTGCTTTTGTTCAAATAGAAAAATTTGAAGATGAATACATCCAGCTTGATGTCTATGCAAGTGGAAATAATTTTTTGTTTCTCGGAGATACTTATATGACAGGTGAAACCGACTATAAATTACTAAAAGTACACACCGGCTGGAAAGCTCTTGTCGATGGTAAAGAAACAAAAATTTATAGGGCAAATCACGGATTCAGAGGAATTGTTGTCCCGGAAGGAAATCATAAAATAGAATTTACTTATCTGCCTGAGTCTTGGGTGCTATCTAAAAACCTGTCTCTCATTTTTAGCTCAGTAATTATACTTGGTTTGGTAATTGGGATTGTTATTGATTTCAGGAAAAAATTTCCGGGGAAATCAAAAGTTGAATGA